One window from the genome of Litoribacterium kuwaitense encodes:
- a CDS encoding XkdX family protein yields MFKTIKKYYDGGFDGYTNEGVKIFVLANWITPKQYKEITGIDYVPSQ; encoded by the coding sequence ATGTTTAAAACGATCAAAAAGTATTACGACGGTGGATTCGACGGCTACACGAACGAAGGCGTAAAGATTTTCGTCCTCGCGAATTGGATTACGCCGAAACAATACAAAGAAATCACCGGTATCGACTACGTACCAAGCCAATAA
- a CDS encoding S8 family serine peptidase, with protein sequence MDINEFHGLTRKHRQGYTGKGVKIAVIDTGAWEGHDALRDRVVARRNFVQPDYNDTSDTHGHGTRVAGTVANVAPEAELLIAKVSTGAFSLAYHTAQAVDWAVAQGADVINISRGSKYDSHAQYLAIRRALDAGVLVVCAVGNDGDGDATTDEVRYPASYDDVVAVGAVDKDRRPARFSNSDVSVDCVALGVNVRVPNNDPRWPSGTTIEDGTSYATPIVAGIGAILVQQYGRDRLCDRLLAHCEPIDADRRLVGEGVVTLRRDVELAPAVKQPADKAASWAQSSWVRGYNEGWIDGTRPSDYISRQELVVILDRLIPRE encoded by the coding sequence GTGGATATAAACGAGTTTCACGGTCTCACGCGCAAGCACCGACAGGGATACACCGGCAAAGGCGTTAAAATAGCAGTCATCGACACCGGCGCATGGGAAGGGCACGACGCCTTACGTGATCGCGTCGTAGCACGCCGTAACTTCGTACAGCCGGATTATAACGACACTAGCGACACACACGGACACGGCACGAGAGTTGCCGGCACAGTCGCAAACGTAGCGCCAGAAGCGGAACTTTTAATCGCGAAAGTATCGACTGGCGCGTTTTCGCTTGCATACCATACGGCGCAGGCGGTCGATTGGGCGGTGGCACAAGGCGCGGACGTGATCAATATATCGAGGGGTAGCAAGTACGACAGCCACGCGCAATACCTAGCGATAAGACGTGCACTAGATGCGGGCGTACTCGTCGTGTGCGCTGTCGGCAATGATGGGGACGGCGACGCTACAACGGATGAGGTTCGTTATCCGGCTTCTTATGATGACGTGGTCGCGGTCGGTGCGGTAGATAAAGACCGTCGTCCGGCTCGCTTTAGTAATAGCGATGTATCGGTGGATTGCGTCGCTTTAGGCGTAAACGTCCGAGTGCCTAATAACGACCCTAGATGGCCGTCTGGTACGACGATCGAAGACGGCACTAGTTACGCTACGCCGATCGTGGCAGGTATAGGTGCTATTTTGGTACAGCAATACGGCAGAGATCGGTTGTGTGATCGCTTATTAGCGCACTGTGAGCCGATTGACGCGGATAGACGTCTAGTCGGCGAGGGGGTGGTTACTTTGCGTAGAGACGTTGAGTTAGCGCCTGCTGTAAAACAACCTGCTGATAAGGCGGCTTCGTGGGCGCAGTCATCTTGGGTGCGAGGAT